One Nicotiana sylvestris chromosome 12, ASM39365v2, whole genome shotgun sequence genomic window carries:
- the LOC104227143 gene encoding F-box protein SKIP24 isoform X2, producing MSASALPDELWRRILEIGIEFYNFNYKDLCCLSITCRRLNRLSDDDSLWSSLFSADFPQYPIKQHRSSSSVSNKSLYKIRQASVALNVWQPEVVRGKQKQIVEQCNVPVNNRIHAIEMELKLCKQQVEGFEKALRVEKRRMQAAKEKLASVEYHPLRDFNLAVTPIAEQAMRKRLRTSSSKETRS from the exons ATGTCGGCATCAGCTTTACCGGACGAGCTATGGAGACGAATCCTTGAAATCGGAATTGAATTCTACAACTTCAACTACAAAGATCTTTGCTGCCTCTCCATAACTTGCAGACGTCTCAACCGACTCTCCGACGACGATTCTCTTTGGTCCTCTTTGTTCTCCGCCGATTTTCCCCAATATCCTATTAAGCAACATCGTTCGTCTTCTTCTGTCTCCAATAAATCGCTCTACAAAATAAG GCAAGCCTCAGTTGCACTAAATGTTTGGCAGCCGGAGGTTGTCCGAGGTAAGCAAAAGCAGATAGTTGAGCAATGCAATGTACCTGTTAACAACCGTATCCATGCCATTGAGATGGAGCTCAAGCTTTGCAAACAGCAAGTTGAAGGGTTTGAGAAGGCCCTT AGAGTTGAAAAAAGGAGAATGCAAGCAGCAAAGGAAAAGCTGGCTTCAGTAGAATATCACCCCTTGCGAGATTTTAACTTAGCAGTCACACCGATTGCTGAACAGGCCATGAGAAAAAGATTAAGAACATCATCAAGT AAGGAAACTAGGAGTTGA
- the LOC104227143 gene encoding F-box protein SKIP24 isoform X1, producing MSASALPDELWRRILEIGIEFYNFNYKDLCCLSITCRRLNRLSDDDSLWSSLFSADFPQYPIKQHRSSSSVSNKSLYKIRYEKIREQKALAHRRAVLRIQSEINEHSRRIREMELRSAEEKEKMKNTVAEFLNLRKIRQASVALNVWQPEVVRGKQKQIVEQCNVPVNNRIHAIEMELKLCKQQVEGFEKALRVEKRRMQAAKEKLASVEYHPLRDFNLAVTPIAEQAMRKRLRTSSSKETRS from the exons ATGTCGGCATCAGCTTTACCGGACGAGCTATGGAGACGAATCCTTGAAATCGGAATTGAATTCTACAACTTCAACTACAAAGATCTTTGCTGCCTCTCCATAACTTGCAGACGTCTCAACCGACTCTCCGACGACGATTCTCTTTGGTCCTCTTTGTTCTCCGCCGATTTTCCCCAATATCCTATTAAGCAACATCGTTCGTCTTCTTCTGTCTCCAATAAATCGCTCTACAAAATAAG ATATGAAAAAATCCGAGAACAGAAGGCTTTGGCCCATAGAAGGGCCGTTTTAAGAATTCAGAGTGAAATTAATGAGCATTCTAGGAGGATTCGGGAGATGGAACTTCGATCTGCAGAGGAGAAAGAGAAGATGAAGAACACTGTTGCTGAGTTTTTAAATTTGCGTAAAATCAG GCAAGCCTCAGTTGCACTAAATGTTTGGCAGCCGGAGGTTGTCCGAGGTAAGCAAAAGCAGATAGTTGAGCAATGCAATGTACCTGTTAACAACCGTATCCATGCCATTGAGATGGAGCTCAAGCTTTGCAAACAGCAAGTTGAAGGGTTTGAGAAGGCCCTT AGAGTTGAAAAAAGGAGAATGCAAGCAGCAAAGGAAAAGCTGGCTTCAGTAGAATATCACCCCTTGCGAGATTTTAACTTAGCAGTCACACCGATTGCTGAACAGGCCATGAGAAAAAGATTAAGAACATCATCAAGT AAGGAAACTAGGAGTTGA